A portion of the Nyctibius grandis isolate bNycGra1 chromosome 31, bNycGra1.pri, whole genome shotgun sequence genome contains these proteins:
- the HOMER3 gene encoding homer protein homolog 3 has protein sequence MGEQPIFSTRAHVFQIDPATKRNWIPASKHALTVSYFYDATRNVYRIISVGGTKAIINSTITPNMTFTKTSQKFGQWADSRANTVYGLGFASEQHLSQFAEKFQEVKEAARLAREKSQDKIELTNPALNITSHQVLPSPIISSNGPGEDKLFRSQSADVEITTEKERLKKMFSEGSVSEVQWEAEFFSLQDNNNKLVAALHEANANVDQWKKQLAAYQEETETLRQRVAELESQGAHDSSSENNKEELSQTLEELELLIKAKDEEIQMLKSQKCGRWEAEGEREETLQKLQELEARNAELERHLHLAEQTLAETLAEREKMQNEVTKVAEIMDVKIFELSEIRQGLAKLVESN, from the exons GGAGCAGCCAATCTTCAGCACCAGGGCCCATGTTTTCCAGATCGACCCTGCCACCAAACGGAACTGGATCCCCGCCAGCAAGCACGCCTTGACTGTCTCCTATTTCTACGATGCCACGCGCAATGTGTACCGGATCATCAGCGTGGGGGGCACCAAG GCGATCATCAACAGCACTATTACCCCCAACATGACCTTCACAAAGACATCCCAGAAGTTTGGACAATGGGCAGACAGCCGAGCCAACACAGTGTATGGGTTGGGCTTTGCTTCGGAGCAACACCTCTCCCAG TTTGCAGAGAAGTTCCAGGAAGTGAAAGAAGCCGCCCGTCTGGCGAGGGAGAAGTCCCAGGATAAAATAGAGCTGACCAATCCTGCCCTGAATATCACATCTCACCAG GTACTTCCCAGCCCCATCATCAGCTCCAATGGGCCAGGAGAAGATAAACTATTCCGGAGCCAAAGTGCCGATGTGGAGATAACAACAGAGAAGGAGCGGCTGAAGAAGATGTTTTCAGAAGG TTCGGTGAGTGAGGTCCAGTGGGAGGCTGAATTCTTCAGCCTCCAGGACAACAACAACAAGCTCGTGGCTGCTCTCCATGAAGCCAACGCCAACGTGGACCAGTGGAAGAAGCAGCTGGCTGCTTATCAGGAGGAGACGGAAACGCTGCGGCAGCGG GTAGCAGAACTGGAGTCACAGGGGGCTCACGATTCCTCCAGTGAGAACAACAAGGAAGAGCTGAGCCAAACCCTGGAGGAGCTGGAACTACTGATCAAGGCTAAAGATGAG GAGATTCAGATGCTAAAGAGCCAGAAGTGTGGCCGATGGGAAGCAGAGGGTGAGCGTGAGGAGACACTGCAGAAGCTGCAG gagctggaggcacGCAACGCAGAGCTGGAGCGGCACCTTCACCTGGCCGAGCAGACGCTGGCGGAGACCCTGGCCGAGAGGGAGAAGATGCAGAACGAGGTCACCAAGGTGGCAGAGATAATGGACGTGAAGATATTTGAGCTCAGTGAGATCCGGCAGGGACTAGCCAAGCTGGTAGAGAGCAACTGA